The proteins below are encoded in one region of Oncorhynchus nerka isolate Pitt River linkage group LG15, Oner_Uvic_2.0, whole genome shotgun sequence:
- the tgm5l gene encoding transglutaminase 5, like: MEELRIQYVNLELQGNHESHYTQGFSSKTLVVRRGAPFKITLILKGRAFNPHTDTLMFRILLGRLYAEFPVTFSKQGSPSRWSAYFTPKGLNPNSPSLYISSPASSSIGRYSVQLHVLTQHGQKGYVVGDFVLLCNPWCHEDAVYIPFEDQREEYVNNDSGLLYMGTPKNLESRPWSFDQYEPEILDICLKLLQVSPQYGRNLQKDYLGHSDPVYLSRVVSAMINCEDDRGVLRGNWLGDFKNGVNPSKWTGSADILRQWAKSKFSPVMYGQCWVFAAVMCTVMRALGIPSRVITNFNSAHDTNGNLVIEEFYSETGKKLPHSKDSIWNFHVWVECWMTRPDLGAGFDGWQVLDPTPQERSGGIFCCGPAPVKAIRDRRVDLVYDIPFVYAEVNADVHTVIVKQGQVLSSSTDTERVGSLIVTQTIGSPRPQNITGNYKPTKAFSGESTHKRGSTRGLSVSLSLLKVPVAGENITFTVMVTNTDSIPKVLREHVNAQTKKYNRSPSGTFWEVHNIVRIAPYEAKVIHHLIDHAQYESLMGDDLVNLAVVMEDEFTQERVLASEEFNVTSPQLSIQIADEDSVMLHKEHTALVVFCNTFSVPVSGLLTVTGSGLIEGEMHSRIQLFKPGCTMERSFSFIPRMVGKKMLQATLVLKNNSAKIVGYRMISVKSA; the protein is encoded by the exons ATTGAGAATCCAATATGTCAACCTGGAACTTCAGGGCAACCACGAGAGCCACTACACCCAGGGGTTCAGCTCTAAAACCCTGGTGGTGCGGAGAGGAGCACCCTTCAAAATCACCCTGATCCTGAAGGGACGAGCCTTCAACCCACACACCGACACCCTGATGTTCAGAATCCTCCTAG GTCGGCTGTACGCAGAGTTCCCCGTCACCTTCTCCAAGCAGGGATCCCCCTCCCGATGGAGTGCCTACTTCACCCCCAAAGGCCTGAACcccaactctccctctctgtacataTCCAGCCCTGCCTCTTCGTCCATAGGGCGCTACAGTGTTCAGCTCCACGTGCTCACACAGCACGGTCAGAAGGGCTACGTGGTGGGAGACTTTGTTCTCCTTTGCAACCCCTGGTGCCACG AGGACGCAGTGTACATTCCCTTCGAAGACCAGAGAGAGGAATATGTAAATAATGACTCTGGTTTATTGTACATGGGGACCCCTAAAAACCTTGAATCAAGACCTTGGTCGTTCGATCAG TACGAGCCAGAGATTCTGGATATTTGTCTGAAGCTGCTCCAGGTCAGCCCGCAGTACGGCAGGAACTTGCAGAAGGACTACCTAGGCCACTCCGATCCTGTCTACCTCAGTAGGGTGGTGTCTGCCATG ATCAACTGCGAGGACGACCGAGGAGTCCTGAGAGGGAACTGGTTGGGCGATTTCAAGAACGGGGTGAACCCCTCCAAGTGGACAGGAAGTGCGGATATTTTGAGACAGTGGGCCAAGTCCAAGTTCAGCCCAGTGATGTACGGCCAGTGCTGGGTGTTTGCTGCTGTGATGTGCACAG TCATGAGAGCTCTTGGTATTCCATCCCGTGTCATCACCAACTTCAACTCAGCCCATGACACCAACGGCAACCTGGTCATCGAGGAGTTTTACTCTGAGACGGGCAAGAAACTACCTCACAGTAAAGACAGCATATG GAATTTCCATGTATGGGTGGAGTGTTGGATGACCCGGCCAGACCTGGGTGCAGGATTTGACGGATGGCAGGTTTTGGATCCAACCCCGCAGGAGAGGAGCGGAG GAATCTTCTGCTGTGGCCCAGCCCCAGTGAAGGCTATCAGAGACCGGCGTGTGGACCTGGTCTACGACATCCCCTTTGTGTATGCTGAGGTGAATGCTGACGTCCACACGGTCATTGTGAAGCAGGGCCAGGTGCTGAGTTCcagcacagacacagagagagttggTTCCCTCATCGTCACCCAGACCATAGGCTCACCAAGGCCCCAGAACATCACAGGGAACTACAAACCCACCAAAG CATTTTCAGGAGAATCAACACATAAGCGAG GGTCAACCCGGGGCCTCTCAGTGTCTCTGAGCCTCCTTAAAGTGCCTGTGGCTGGGGAAAACATAACCTTCACAGTCATGGTCACCAACACGGACAGCATCCCCAAGGTGCTGAGGGAGCATGTCAACGCTCAGACCAAGAAGTACAACCGTAGTCCCTCGGGCACCTTCTGGGAGGTCCACAACATCGTCCGGATAGCGCCGTATGAAG CTAAGGTCATTCATCACCTGATCGACCATGCCCAGTATGAGTCTCTGATGGGAGATGACTTGGTCAACCTGGCTGTGGTCATGGAGGACGAGTTCACTCAGGAGAGAGTCTTGGCCTCAGAGGAGTTCAACGTCACCAGCCCTCAACTCTCCATACAG ATTGCAGATGAAGACTCCGTCATGCTACACAAGGAGCACACTGCCCTCGTAGTCTTCTGCAACACCTTCTCTGTACCTGTGAGCGGCCTACTAACCGTGACTGGCTCTGGTTTGATCGAGGGGGAAATGCACTCAAG GATTCAACTGTTCAAGCCAGGGTGCACTATGGAGAGGAGCTTCAGTTTCATTCCGAGGATGGTGGGGAAAAAAATGTTGCAGGCTACTCTAGTCCTCAAAAACAACTCTGCAAAGATTGTAGGCTACAGAATGATCTCTGTGAAGTCAGCTTAG